In Meiothermus ruber DSM 1279, the following proteins share a genomic window:
- a CDS encoding alanyl-tRNA editing protein, with the protein MRAYWDHPYESQFEAQVVRAWSEGGKHFAVLDQTLFYPTSGGQACDTGHLGGVAVLEVLEDAKATGPVIHRLESPLLEGQRVVGQLDWARRYRHMQRHTAEHMLGQAFLRAAGWNVVAVNMSNPVCTMDFDGPPDEAVIRQAEALANWAVYANTAVRTYFINDAEAPAHGLRRAPKVAGLIRVVEIEGWDRVACGGLHVARTGEAGPIKITRFERYKGGTRVYFMAGWEALELFEQEHRLLARLGEWFSSSPLEVEKPIGNLREEWRRARAENAALKDELAERIMRDLLTEFPTQTMAAQVPHSVLDMVGKRLAEWPGVLALLVAQAEDKARYVLLKHPSRSEDLQAIWEEVLKPLGARGGGALVKLGVMPLKSLHPALLAFQRYLAQER; encoded by the coding sequence GTGCGCGCTTACTGGGATCACCCCTACGAAAGCCAGTTCGAGGCCCAGGTGGTGCGGGCCTGGAGCGAGGGCGGCAAGCACTTTGCCGTGCTGGATCAGACCCTTTTCTACCCCACCTCGGGCGGTCAGGCCTGTGATACCGGCCACCTGGGTGGGGTTGCGGTGCTGGAGGTGCTCGAGGACGCCAAGGCCACCGGCCCGGTGATCCACCGGCTGGAAAGCCCCCTTTTGGAGGGGCAGCGTGTGGTGGGCCAGCTCGACTGGGCCCGGCGCTACCGGCATATGCAACGCCACACCGCCGAGCACATGCTGGGCCAGGCCTTTTTGCGGGCCGCAGGCTGGAACGTGGTGGCTGTGAATATGAGCAACCCGGTCTGCACCATGGACTTCGACGGCCCACCCGACGAAGCGGTGATCCGCCAGGCCGAGGCCCTGGCCAACTGGGCGGTGTACGCCAACACAGCGGTGCGTACCTATTTCATAAACGACGCGGAGGCCCCAGCCCACGGCCTGCGCCGCGCCCCCAAGGTGGCCGGGCTTATCCGGGTGGTGGAGATTGAAGGCTGGGACAGGGTGGCCTGCGGCGGCCTGCACGTGGCCCGCACCGGCGAGGCTGGCCCCATCAAAATAACCCGCTTCGAGCGTTACAAAGGCGGCACGCGCGTCTACTTCATGGCCGGCTGGGAGGCCCTCGAGCTCTTTGAGCAGGAGCACCGCCTGCTGGCCCGCCTGGGGGAGTGGTTTAGCTCGAGCCCCCTCGAGGTCGAAAAACCCATCGGCAACCTGCGCGAGGAGTGGCGCAGGGCGCGGGCCGAAAACGCCGCCCTCAAGGACGAGCTGGCCGAGCGCATTATGCGCGACCTGCTGACCGAGTTCCCCACACAGACCATGGCCGCCCAGGTGCCCCACAGCGTGCTGGACATGGTGGGCAAGCGCCTGGCCGAGTGGCCGGGGGTGCTGGCCCTGCTGGTAGCCCAGGCCGAGGACAAAGCCCGCTATGTCCTGCTCAAACACCCCAGCCGCAGCGAAGACCTGCAAGCCATCTGGGAGGAGGTGCTCAAGCCGCTGGGGGCCCGGGGCGGAGGGGCGCTGGTCAAGCTGGGGGTTATGCCCCTGAAATCACTCCACCCGGCTTTGTTAGCCTTTCAGCGATACCTGGCCCAGGAGCGCTAA
- the ftsH gene encoding ATP-dependent zinc metalloprotease FtsH produces the protein MNRLPFNLWFILLAAILIAWAFSLTSHQQPANQVAYTTFLNEIDQGRVAKITVDGRQLNVTRREDGDQYVTFAPGPIDTSTIREWGDKKIQVDIAAPRRENPLLGFLIPLLLIGLLIGVFFFFSRNRGPSGDNAFSFTKSRAKVLTEAPKTSFKDVAGCEEAKEELKEIVEFLKAPARFHEMGARIPKGVLLVGPPGSGKTHIARAVAGEAKVPFIAASGSDFVEMFVGVGAARVRDLFETAKRHAPCIIFIDEIDAVGRRRGGGVGGGNDEREQTLNQLLVELDGFEKETSIIIMAATNRPDVLDPALLRPGRFDRQVAIDAPDVKGREQILKIHAKGKPLAEDVDLSLLARRTPGFVGADLENLLNEAALLAARDGRKKITMKDLEEAADRVMMGPAKKSMVITPKDREVTAYHEAGHALAAHFLEHADKVHKVTIVPRGRAMGFMMPSRQDTLHWSKKRLTDQIAVALAGRVAEELIFDDVTTGAENDFRQATDLARRMITEWGMHPDFGMVAYQVREDTYLGGYDTRQYSEDTARRIDEAVQKLLQEQHDRVLGLLTEKREVLERVAQTLLERETLNAEEFVRVVEGEKLERLEPTSETPKDKEEKEPPRVVPKVKPNLGGA, from the coding sequence ATGAACCGCCTGCCGTTCAACTTATGGTTTATCCTGCTGGCAGCTATCCTGATTGCCTGGGCTTTCAGCCTTACCTCGCATCAGCAGCCCGCCAACCAGGTTGCCTATACCACTTTTCTTAACGAAATTGACCAGGGCCGGGTGGCCAAAATTACGGTTGATGGACGGCAGCTCAACGTCACCCGCCGCGAGGACGGCGATCAATACGTCACCTTTGCGCCGGGCCCCATAGACACCAGCACCATCCGCGAGTGGGGCGACAAAAAAATCCAGGTGGATATTGCCGCACCCAGACGAGAAAATCCCTTGCTGGGATTCCTGATCCCTTTGCTGCTAATCGGTTTGCTGATCGGGGTTTTCTTCTTTTTCTCGCGCAACCGGGGCCCATCGGGCGACAACGCCTTTAGCTTCACCAAAAGCCGGGCCAAGGTGCTGACCGAGGCGCCCAAAACCAGCTTCAAAGACGTGGCCGGCTGCGAAGAGGCCAAAGAGGAGCTCAAAGAGATCGTGGAGTTCCTCAAAGCCCCGGCCCGCTTTCACGAGATGGGGGCCCGCATTCCCAAGGGGGTGCTGCTGGTCGGGCCGCCCGGCTCGGGCAAAACCCATATCGCGCGGGCGGTGGCCGGTGAGGCCAAGGTGCCCTTTATCGCCGCCTCGGGCTCCGACTTCGTGGAGATGTTCGTGGGGGTGGGGGCCGCCCGGGTGCGCGACCTGTTCGAGACCGCCAAGCGCCACGCACCCTGCATCATCTTCATCGATGAAATTGACGCGGTGGGCCGCCGGCGCGGGGGCGGCGTGGGCGGCGGCAACGACGAGCGCGAGCAGACCCTCAACCAACTGCTGGTGGAGCTCGACGGCTTTGAGAAAGAAACCAGCATCATCATTATGGCAGCCACCAACCGCCCGGACGTGCTCGACCCCGCGCTGCTGCGGCCGGGCCGCTTCGACCGCCAGGTGGCCATTGATGCCCCCGATGTGAAGGGGCGTGAGCAAATCCTCAAGATTCACGCCAAGGGCAAGCCCCTGGCCGAAGATGTGGATCTATCTTTGCTGGCCAGGCGCACCCCCGGCTTTGTGGGAGCCGATCTGGAAAACCTCCTCAACGAGGCAGCCCTGCTGGCCGCCCGCGATGGCCGCAAAAAAATCACCATGAAAGACCTGGAAGAAGCCGCCGACCGGGTGATGATGGGCCCCGCCAAAAAGAGCATGGTGATCACGCCGAAAGACCGCGAGGTCACCGCCTACCACGAGGCCGGGCACGCGCTGGCCGCGCACTTCCTCGAGCACGCCGACAAGGTGCACAAGGTGACCATCGTCCCGCGGGGACGGGCCATGGGCTTCATGATGCCCAGCCGCCAGGACACCCTGCACTGGAGCAAAAAGCGCCTGACCGACCAGATCGCCGTGGCCCTGGCGGGCCGGGTGGCCGAGGAACTCATTTTCGACGACGTGACCACCGGGGCCGAGAACGACTTCCGCCAGGCCACCGACCTGGCCCGCCGCATGATTACCGAGTGGGGGATGCACCCCGACTTTGGCATGGTGGCCTACCAGGTGCGCGAGGACACCTACCTGGGTGGCTACGACACCCGGCAGTACTCCGAGGACACCGCCCGGCGCATTGACGAGGCCGTGCAAAAGCTGTTGCAGGAGCAGCACGACCGGGTGCTGGGCCTGCTCACCGAAAAGAGGGAGGTGCTCGAGCGGGTCGCGCAGACGCTTCTGGAGCGTGAGACCCTGAACGCCGAAGAGTTTGTGCGGGTGGTGGAAGGCGAGAAGCTGGAGCGCCTCGAGCCCACCAGCGAAACCCCCAAGGACAAAGAGGAAAAGGAGCCCCCACGGGTTGTCCCCAAGGTCAAACCCAACCTGGGCGGGGCCTGA